A stretch of the Kushneria konosiri genome encodes the following:
- the ftsH gene encoding ATP-dependent zinc metalloprotease FtsH — protein sequence MNDMAKNLILWLIIAAVLLTVFNNFSVDNSPQAMNYSQFVEQVQNDQIRQVTIDGYDIRGERDDGSTFQTIRPSAEDPRLMDDLLSNNVTVIGKKPDQQSIWSRLLIASFPILLILAIFMFFMRQMQGGGAGKGGPMSFGKSKAKLLSHEQVKTTFKDVAGCDEAKEEVEELVDFLKDPSKFQRLGGQIPRGVLMVGPPGTGKTLLAKAIAGEAKVPFFTISGSDFVEMFVGVGASRVRDMFEQAKKQAPCIIFIDEIDAVGRSRGSGMGGGHDEREQTLNQLLVEMDGFEANEGIIVIAATNRPDVLDPALLRPGRFDRQVTVGLPDIRGREHILGVHLRKVPLADDVRPELIARGTPGFSGAELANVVNEAALFAARKNRRLIGMAELEMAKDKIMMGAEKRSMVMSEKEKRNTAYHESGHAIIGLLMPEHDPVYKVTIIPRGRALGVTMFLPNEDRYSYTRQQIISQICSLFGGRIAEEMTLGPNGVTTGASNDIKRATELAHNMVAKWGLSQEMGPLMYDEDESHQFLGGPGGGGSKFSSAETSSRLDREIRRIIDECYKQAEQILHDNRDKLDAMTEALIKYETIDADQISDIMEGRDPRPPKEPGSSGPSGGLGAPDTSSSDVRPVEDPDGDSVDDTRRRPSDPLGGSSGH from the coding sequence TTGAACGACATGGCCAAGAATCTGATCCTATGGTTGATTATCGCGGCAGTATTGTTGACGGTATTCAATAACTTCAGCGTCGATAATTCGCCGCAGGCGATGAACTATTCCCAGTTCGTCGAGCAGGTGCAAAACGACCAGATCCGTCAGGTCACCATTGACGGTTATGACATCCGCGGCGAGCGCGACGATGGTTCAACCTTTCAGACCATCCGTCCCTCTGCGGAAGATCCGCGTCTGATGGATGATCTGCTCAGCAATAACGTAACGGTCATCGGCAAGAAGCCTGACCAGCAGAGCATCTGGTCACGGCTGTTGATTGCCAGTTTCCCCATATTGCTGATTCTGGCCATCTTCATGTTTTTCATGCGTCAGATGCAGGGTGGAGGGGCCGGAAAGGGCGGCCCCATGAGCTTTGGCAAGTCCAAGGCCAAGCTGCTGTCTCATGAACAGGTCAAGACAACCTTCAAGGATGTGGCCGGTTGCGACGAGGCCAAGGAAGAGGTCGAAGAACTTGTCGACTTTTTGAAGGACCCTTCCAAGTTTCAACGCCTTGGCGGACAGATCCCGCGTGGTGTTCTGATGGTGGGGCCTCCCGGTACCGGTAAGACACTGCTCGCCAAGGCCATTGCCGGTGAAGCCAAGGTACCCTTCTTCACCATTTCCGGTTCCGACTTTGTCGAGATGTTTGTAGGGGTTGGTGCTTCACGTGTGCGGGACATGTTCGAGCAGGCCAAGAAGCAGGCTCCGTGCATTATCTTTATTGATGAGATTGATGCAGTAGGGCGCTCGCGTGGTTCCGGCATGGGTGGTGGACACGATGAGCGAGAGCAGACCCTGAACCAGCTGCTGGTCGAGATGGACGGCTTTGAGGCCAACGAAGGCATCATTGTCATTGCGGCTACCAACCGTCCTGATGTCCTTGACCCTGCGCTATTGCGTCCGGGTCGCTTTGACCGTCAGGTGACCGTGGGGCTTCCTGACATTCGTGGGCGTGAGCACATCCTTGGTGTACACCTTCGCAAGGTGCCCCTGGCCGATGACGTCAGGCCGGAGCTGATTGCGCGGGGAACCCCGGGTTTTTCAGGGGCAGAGCTTGCCAACGTGGTCAACGAAGCAGCGCTCTTTGCGGCACGCAAGAATCGTCGGCTGATTGGCATGGCGGAGCTTGAAATGGCCAAGGACAAGATAATGATGGGAGCTGAGAAGCGCTCGATGGTCATGTCCGAGAAGGAAAAGCGCAACACGGCCTATCATGAGTCGGGCCATGCCATCATTGGCTTGTTGATGCCTGAACACGACCCGGTCTATAAGGTCACCATCATTCCTCGCGGTCGAGCGCTGGGTGTGACCATGTTCCTTCCCAATGAGGATCGCTATAGCTATACGCGTCAGCAGATCATCAGTCAGATATGCTCCCTGTTTGGTGGGCGTATCGCTGAAGAGATGACGCTGGGGCCCAACGGTGTCACCACCGGTGCTTCCAACGACATCAAGCGTGCCACGGAGCTTGCTCATAACATGGTGGCCAAGTGGGGGCTATCCCAGGAGATGGGCCCGCTGATGTATGACGAGGATGAGTCACATCAGTTCCTGGGTGGCCCTGGTGGCGGTGGCAGCAAGTTCAGTTCGGCAGAGACATCATCAAGACTGGATCGTGAAATTCGCCGCATCATTGATGAGTGCTACAAGCAGGCCGAGCAGATTCTGCATGATAATCGCGACAAGCTTGATGCGATGACCGAAGCGCTGATCAAATATGAAACCATCGATGCTGATCAGATCAGCGACATCATGGAAGGGCGCGATCCGCGTCCGCCCAAGGAGCCCGGCAGCAGCGGCCCAAGCGGTGGTCTTGGCGCACCGGATACCAGCTCCTCTGATGTAAGGCCGGTCGAAGACCCGGATGGCGACAGCGTCGATGATACGCGGCGACGTCCTTCCGATCCGCTGGGTGGCTCCTCCGGACACTGA
- the glmM gene encoding phosphoglucosamine mutase: MARQYFGTDGIRGTVGQAPITADFMLRLGWAAGRVFARQNRRARVLIGKDTRISGYMFESALEAGFSAAGVDVALLGPMPTPGIAYLTSTLRASAGVVISASHNPYQDNGIKFFSQHGTKLPDAFEDEIERELAGLQETVGPDRLGKAVRIEDAAGRYIEFCKSTVPNRFGLHGLKMVIDCANGATYHIAPNVFRELGAEVITLGVTPDGLNINQQVGSTHPEVMREKVLETGADLGIAFDGDGDRVIMVDHTGRIVDGDDILYIIARDRQRRGVLGGGVVGTLMSNFGLASAFETLGIPFERAKVGDRYVIEQMQARNWQLGGESSGHILCGHAQTTGDGIVSALQVLATMVIEERSLDELLEGMEKAPQALINVRLVPGVDKTALMESASVVGAVKDVEQTLGESGRVLLRPSGTEPLIRVMVEGRPRFDVQALAQKIADEIEQGMTSAQG; encoded by the coding sequence ATGGCAAGACAATATTTCGGGACGGATGGCATTCGCGGCACGGTAGGACAGGCGCCCATCACAGCAGACTTCATGCTGCGTCTGGGCTGGGCAGCAGGTCGTGTCTTTGCGCGTCAGAATCGGCGCGCTCGCGTACTGATTGGCAAGGATACTCGTATCTCCGGCTACATGTTCGAATCTGCACTGGAAGCCGGCTTTTCAGCAGCCGGGGTAGATGTTGCCCTGCTGGGTCCGATGCCCACGCCTGGTATTGCCTATCTGACGAGTACGCTGCGTGCCAGTGCCGGTGTGGTGATCAGCGCCTCGCACAATCCGTATCAGGATAATGGCATCAAGTTCTTTTCACAGCATGGCACCAAGCTGCCTGATGCCTTTGAAGACGAGATCGAGCGTGAACTCGCAGGGCTCCAGGAAACGGTTGGTCCTGACAGGCTCGGCAAGGCCGTGCGCATTGAGGACGCCGCCGGACGCTATATCGAATTCTGCAAGTCGACAGTGCCCAATCGCTTTGGTCTTCATGGGCTGAAAATGGTCATCGACTGTGCCAACGGGGCGACCTATCACATTGCGCCCAATGTTTTTCGCGAGCTGGGCGCTGAGGTTATCACCCTGGGTGTGACGCCTGATGGCCTCAATATCAATCAGCAGGTTGGCTCCACGCACCCGGAGGTCATGCGAGAGAAAGTGCTCGAGACTGGCGCTGATCTTGGCATCGCCTTTGATGGCGACGGCGATCGTGTGATCATGGTGGATCACACCGGACGCATCGTGGATGGGGATGACATTCTCTACATCATTGCACGCGACCGTCAGCGTCGTGGCGTGCTGGGTGGTGGGGTTGTCGGTACCCTCATGAGCAATTTTGGCCTGGCGTCAGCATTCGAGACATTGGGAATTCCCTTTGAGCGTGCCAAGGTTGGTGACCGTTATGTCATCGAGCAGATGCAGGCACGTAACTGGCAGCTTGGCGGAGAGTCCTCCGGGCATATCCTGTGCGGCCATGCTCAGACGACCGGCGATGGTATTGTCTCTGCCCTGCAGGTGCTGGCCACCATGGTGATCGAAGAGCGTAGTCTTGATGAGCTTCTGGAAGGCATGGAGAAGGCCCCGCAGGCACTGATTAACGTAAGGCTGGTGCCCGGTGTCGACAAGACGGCGCTGATGGAAAGCGCTTCGGTGGTCGGTGCTGTCAAGGACGTTGAGCAGACATTGGGAGAGTCCGGGCGCGTACTGCTCAGGCCATCAGGCACCGAACCATTGATTCGCGTCATGGTGGAGGGCCGTCCGCGCTTTGATGTTCAGGCGCTGGCACAAAAAATTGCCGATGAAATCGAACAGGGCATGACATCTGCCCAGGGCTGA
- the folP gene encoding dihydropteroate synthase, translated as MSKAATFMSCGDHHQLSLECPHVMGILNVTPDSFSDGGQHAVADAALRRAEKMLLEGASIIDVGGESTRPGATPVGVQQEMDRVLPIVERLTGELGALVSVDTSAPEIMTAVASAGAGMINDVRSLRRPGALEAAAATGLPICLMHMVGEPDNMQNDPRYARPVEDEVAAFLAQQIERCLNAGIAGERLLVDPGFGFAKTLAHNLRLMNRLEYLQRLGYPLLVGTSRKGMIGRALSREVDERLYGGLALTTLAISKGAWIIRTHDVAASADAVGMTSAVLKEGK; from the coding sequence ATGTCAAAAGCAGCTACTTTCATGTCGTGCGGTGATCATCATCAGTTGTCGCTGGAGTGCCCTCATGTGATGGGCATTCTGAATGTGACGCCGGACTCTTTTTCCGATGGTGGTCAGCATGCCGTGGCTGATGCCGCATTGCGCCGTGCTGAAAAAATGCTTCTGGAAGGCGCAAGTATCATCGATGTGGGAGGCGAATCCACTCGGCCCGGAGCCACACCTGTTGGCGTACAGCAGGAAATGGATCGGGTGTTGCCCATCGTGGAACGGCTGACAGGTGAACTCGGCGCTCTGGTGTCGGTAGATACCAGTGCTCCGGAAATAATGACGGCCGTGGCCAGTGCCGGTGCCGGCATGATCAATGATGTACGCTCGCTGAGGCGTCCGGGGGCTCTGGAAGCTGCGGCAGCCACAGGGCTGCCCATCTGTCTCATGCATATGGTGGGCGAGCCCGATAACATGCAAAATGACCCTCGATACGCGCGCCCTGTCGAAGACGAAGTGGCGGCCTTTCTGGCACAACAGATTGAACGCTGTCTCAATGCCGGCATCGCTGGTGAACGGCTGCTGGTAGATCCAGGCTTTGGTTTTGCAAAGACGCTTGCGCACAACCTGCGTCTGATGAATCGCCTAGAGTATCTTCAGCGTCTGGGCTACCCCCTGCTGGTAGGAACTTCGCGCAAGGGCATGATCGGTCGTGCGCTCTCTCGTGAAGTTGATGAACGTCTTTATGGTGGATTGGCACTGACAACCCTTGCCATCAGCAAGGGTGCCTGGATTATCAGAACACACGATGTCGCTGCCAGCGCTGATGCTGTTGGCATGACCAGTGCAGTACTCAAGGAAGGCAAATAG
- a CDS encoding SAM-dependent methyltransferase, producing the protein MARRVLTPGGDFMVRTFQSEGPDQHLKEMRLRFDKVMTRKPDASRPRSREVHLLGRGFRA; encoded by the coding sequence ATGGCCCGGCGGGTATTGACGCCGGGTGGCGATTTCATGGTCAGAACCTTCCAGAGTGAGGGTCCTGATCAGCATCTAAAGGAAATGCGTCTTCGGTTCGATAAGGTAATGACTCGCAAGCCCGATGCCTCGCGTCCAAGATCGCGAGAAGTACATCTGCTTGGGCGCGGTTTTCGCGCATGA
- a CDS encoding SAM-dependent methyltransferase, whose product MAHVECQEQFIATDILELDAVAVVDFIQGDFTEEGALHAMLGALGNRRVNVMLSDMAPNPSGQIAINHPVGIYLV is encoded by the coding sequence ATGGCACATGTTGAGTGTCAGGAGCAGTTCATTGCCACTGATATTCTTGAATTGGATGCCGTTGCGGTCGTGGATTTCATTCAGGGTGACTTTACGGAAGAAGGCGCGCTGCATGCTATGCTCGGGGCGCTGGGTAACCGGCGGGTCAACGTTATGCTATCTGACATGGCGCCCAATCCGAGCGGGCAAATAGCCATCAACCATCCAGTGGGCATTTACCTTGTGTAA
- the nusA gene encoding transcription termination factor NusA: MSKDILLVVDAISNEKGVPRDIIFEAVEAALASASRKRYEGKDVDIRVRIDRHSGDYDTFRRWTVVPDEDYITSARQIPLGAAEERDEPLGLGAVVEEQIESAEFGRIAAQTAKQVIVQKVREAERAEIVRQYAEREGELVGGSVKKTTRDGLIIDLGDNAEGFLPRGEMIPGERYRLNERVRALLWRVDPEARGAQLILSRTRPEFLVELFTIEVPEISEQLIEIKGAARDPGSRAKIAVKTNDRRIDPVGACVGMRGSRVQAVSNELRNERVDIVLWDDNPAQLVINAMAPADVASILVDEDTHAMDVAVGEDNLAQAIGRSGQNVRLASELTGWTLNVMTEEEAEGRREQELDSYIEYFINHLDVDEEMARLLVEEGFTSLEEVAYVPLEEMLEVDGFDESLVEELRARAKDELLNLAIKSEEELDGTAPAEDLLSMEGMDQHLAYRLAGRGIITMEDLAEQSIEDLKDIEGMDEERAAALIMTARAPWFE; the protein is encoded by the coding sequence ATGAGCAAGGATATTTTGCTGGTCGTCGATGCGATATCGAATGAAAAGGGTGTCCCCCGCGACATTATTTTCGAAGCCGTCGAGGCGGCGCTGGCCAGCGCCTCCCGCAAGCGCTACGAAGGCAAGGATGTTGATATCCGGGTTCGTATCGATCGTCACTCCGGTGACTATGACACCTTCAGGCGCTGGACAGTTGTGCCTGATGAAGACTACATCACTTCAGCACGTCAAATTCCGCTGGGAGCTGCTGAAGAGCGTGATGAACCGCTGGGTCTGGGTGCCGTGGTCGAAGAGCAGATCGAGTCAGCTGAGTTTGGTCGAATTGCCGCCCAGACAGCCAAGCAGGTCATCGTGCAGAAGGTGCGTGAGGCCGAGCGCGCCGAAATTGTGCGTCAGTATGCCGAGCGCGAAGGCGAACTGGTGGGCGGTAGTGTCAAGAAAACCACACGCGATGGCCTGATCATTGACCTGGGCGACAACGCGGAAGGTTTTTTGCCACGCGGTGAAATGATCCCGGGCGAGCGTTATCGTCTCAACGAGCGTGTCAGGGCCCTGCTCTGGCGCGTAGACCCCGAAGCGCGCGGCGCTCAGCTGATTCTGTCACGCACACGTCCCGAGTTTCTGGTTGAGCTGTTTACCATAGAGGTTCCTGAAATCTCGGAGCAGCTGATTGAAATCAAGGGCGCAGCGCGTGATCCAGGCTCTCGTGCCAAGATTGCCGTCAAGACCAACGATCGTCGTATCGATCCTGTTGGTGCCTGTGTCGGCATGCGAGGTTCCAGGGTTCAGGCCGTTTCAAATGAGCTTCGCAACGAGCGTGTGGACATCGTGCTTTGGGACGATAACCCCGCTCAGCTGGTCATCAATGCCATGGCACCTGCTGATGTGGCCTCCATCCTGGTGGATGAGGATACGCATGCCATGGACGTCGCGGTCGGTGAAGACAATCTGGCGCAGGCGATCGGGCGCAGTGGTCAGAACGTGCGCCTGGCGAGTGAGCTGACAGGCTGGACGCTCAACGTCATGACGGAGGAGGAAGCCGAAGGGCGCCGCGAGCAGGAACTCGACAGCTATATCGAATACTTCATCAACCATCTGGATGTTGATGAGGAGATGGCACGACTGCTGGTGGAAGAGGGCTTCACTTCGCTTGAAGAAGTCGCCTACGTCCCGCTGGAAGAGATGCTGGAAGTCGACGGCTTTGATGAGTCGCTGGTCGAAGAGCTGCGTGCGCGTGCCAAGGATGAATTGCTCAATCTGGCAATCAAATCCGAAGAAGAACTGGACGGCACCGCGCCCGCCGAGGATCTGCTCTCGATGGAGGGTATGGATCAGCATCTTGCCTACCGGCTGGCCGGGCGAGGAATTATCACCATGGAAGATCTTGCCGAGCAGTCCATTGAAGACCTCAAGGATATTGAGGGAATGGATGAAGAACGCGCAGCGGCACTGATCATGACGGCCCGGGCGCCGTGGTTCGAATAA
- the infB gene encoding translation initiation factor IF-2, with amino-acid sequence MAETTVKEFAGKVGRDVSRLLEQMSEAGLPHKAENDAVSEEDKQKLLDYLTKSHGGAGARGNKNRITMTRKTRSKIRTGDGRNKTIEVQVRKKRTYVKRGDEENGEQASQDQAPAAEQTSDTAAPAASEAPVQQAPAQEAASESAEAVTETAAKKSEPVEAVAVVPSEDEGDSAPAVEAPPREPRNDNSRRTARRGEGGKSAGGRRDERRDDADERSERNERKRGGKKVKRAEQRRGSRRGGSGRSDNAHGFQKPVQNIVREVPIPESISVADLADKMAIKANEVIKAMFKMGAAVTINQTIDQDTAAIVVEEMGHTPKLVKEDALETEVLENISYEGEQITRAPVVTVMGHVDHGKTSLLDYIRRTKVATGEAGGITQHIGAYHVEHENGDVTFLDTPGHAAFTAMRARGAQATDVVILVVAADDGVMPQTVEAIEHAKAAGVPLVVAVNKIDKAGADPDRVRNELSQRGVISEEWGGDTQFVHVSAKSGENIDGLLEAVLLVSEVLELKAVPEAPGKGVVVESRLDRGRGPVATVLVQNGTLKKGDVVLAGLHYGRVRALVNELGKQVDEAGPSMPVEILGLGGTPEAGDDFMVVADEKKAREVANFRQGKYREVRLARQQKAKLENMFSQMGQDETATVNIVLKADVQGSLEAIRGALEELSTDEVKVAVVSSGVGGITETDTNLAVASNAIIVGFNVRADASSRDIVEREGLDLRYYSVIYQLIDEVKLAMSGMLAPEWREDIVGVAEVRDVFRAPKIGAVAGCMVIEGNVHRNKRIRVLRDNVVVYEGELESLRRFKDDVSEVRNGMECGIGVRNYNDVQVGDKIEVFDQIEVQRSL; translated from the coding sequence ATGGCAGAAACAACAGTCAAGGAATTTGCCGGCAAGGTGGGGCGTGATGTCAGCCGCCTGCTGGAGCAGATGAGCGAAGCAGGCCTGCCTCACAAGGCAGAAAATGATGCTGTCTCTGAAGAAGACAAGCAAAAGCTGCTCGATTATCTCACCAAGAGCCACGGCGGTGCTGGTGCGCGCGGTAACAAGAACCGCATTACCATGACGCGCAAGACCCGCAGCAAGATTCGCACTGGCGATGGTCGCAACAAGACCATCGAAGTGCAGGTTCGTAAAAAGCGCACCTATGTCAAGCGTGGCGACGAGGAAAACGGCGAGCAGGCGTCGCAGGATCAGGCGCCAGCTGCCGAGCAGACCAGCGATACCGCTGCGCCGGCCGCATCTGAAGCCCCCGTGCAGCAGGCCCCGGCACAGGAAGCAGCTTCCGAGTCGGCCGAGGCTGTTACCGAAACAGCAGCGAAAAAGTCTGAGCCGGTAGAGGCTGTCGCGGTTGTCCCTTCAGAAGACGAAGGCGACAGTGCGCCTGCTGTTGAGGCGCCGCCTCGCGAGCCGCGCAACGACAACAGTCGTCGCACCGCTCGCCGCGGAGAAGGTGGCAAGTCAGCTGGCGGTCGTCGTGACGAGCGTCGTGATGATGCCGACGAGCGCAGCGAACGCAACGAGCGCAAGCGTGGTGGCAAGAAGGTCAAGCGTGCCGAGCAGCGTCGCGGCAGTCGTCGTGGCGGCAGTGGCCGCAGCGATAATGCACATGGCTTCCAGAAGCCGGTTCAGAATATCGTTCGCGAAGTGCCGATCCCTGAATCCATCAGCGTGGCAGACCTTGCCGACAAGATGGCCATCAAGGCCAACGAAGTCATCAAGGCCATGTTCAAAATGGGCGCAGCCGTCACCATCAACCAGACCATTGATCAGGATACCGCTGCGATCGTGGTCGAAGAGATGGGGCATACGCCCAAGCTGGTGAAGGAAGATGCACTTGAGACGGAAGTGCTCGAGAACATCTCCTACGAAGGTGAACAGATCACGCGTGCACCGGTCGTCACCGTCATGGGTCACGTTGACCATGGCAAGACCTCGCTTCTGGACTACATTCGTCGCACCAAGGTCGCTACCGGTGAGGCCGGCGGTATCACCCAGCATATCGGCGCCTACCACGTCGAGCATGAAAATGGTGATGTCACCTTCCTCGACACCCCCGGTCACGCCGCCTTTACGGCCATGCGTGCACGCGGTGCGCAGGCCACTGACGTGGTTATCCTCGTGGTAGCGGCTGATGACGGCGTCATGCCGCAGACGGTCGAAGCCATCGAGCATGCCAAGGCTGCCGGTGTTCCGCTGGTCGTGGCGGTCAACAAGATCGACAAGGCCGGTGCCGATCCGGATCGTGTGCGCAACGAGCTCTCTCAGCGCGGCGTGATCTCGGAAGAGTGGGGCGGTGACACCCAGTTCGTTCATGTTTCTGCCAAAAGCGGCGAAAACATCGATGGGCTGCTGGAAGCCGTGCTGCTGGTTTCCGAAGTTCTGGAGCTCAAGGCGGTTCCCGAAGCGCCCGGCAAGGGTGTGGTGGTCGAGTCCCGTCTGGACCGCGGTCGTGGTCCCGTTGCCACCGTGCTGGTGCAAAACGGAACGCTCAAGAAGGGTGATGTCGTACTGGCCGGTCTTCATTACGGTCGCGTGCGTGCGCTGGTCAACGAGCTGGGCAAGCAGGTCGATGAAGCCGGGCCTTCCATGCCGGTCGAGATCCTGGGTCTTGGCGGTACGCCGGAAGCAGGCGATGACTTCATGGTCGTGGCTGATGAGAAGAAGGCGCGTGAAGTGGCCAACTTCCGTCAGGGCAAGTATCGCGAAGTGCGCCTGGCACGCCAGCAGAAGGCCAAGCTGGAGAACATGTTCAGCCAGATGGGTCAGGACGAAACCGCAACGGTCAACATCGTGCTCAAGGCCGACGTGCAGGGCTCACTGGAAGCCATTCGCGGCGCGCTCGAGGAGCTGTCGACCGATGAGGTCAAGGTGGCCGTGGTCTCCTCCGGTGTGGGCGGTATTACCGAAACCGACACCAACCTGGCGGTGGCATCCAATGCCATTATCGTGGGCTTCAACGTCCGTGCCGATGCCTCCTCGCGTGACATCGTCGAGCGTGAAGGTCTGGATCTGCGCTACTACAGCGTCATCTATCAGCTCATTGACGAGGTCAAGCTGGCGATGAGCGGTATGCTGGCACCGGAATGGCGTGAAGACATTGTGGGTGTGGCCGAGGTTCGTGACGTCTTCCGTGCTCCGAAAATCGGCGCTGTTGCCGGCTGTATGGTCATCGAAGGCAACGTCCACCGTAACAAGCGTATCCGTGTTCTGCGTGACAACGTCGTGGTCTATGAAGGGGAGCTGGAATCCCTGCGCCGCTTCAAGGATGACGTCAGCGAAGTGCGTAATGGCATGGAGTGCGGCATCGGCGTACGTAACTACAACGATGTTCAGGTCGGTGACAAGATCGAAGTCTTTGACCAGATCGAGGTCCAGCGCTCTCTGTGA
- the rimP gene encoding ribosome maturation factor RimP, giving the protein MPTRQETLHTLIEPAVAALGFELWGIDYSAQGKHSKLVVYIEHENGVGVDDCADVSRQVSALLDVEDPLPGQYQLEVSSPGMDRPLYSLSHFARFAGHTITLKLRAPFEGQRRFKGLLAGVDGDEVLLQFNDEEYGFPIETIEQARVVPGFDN; this is encoded by the coding sequence GTGCCAACCAGGCAAGAAACACTGCATACGCTGATAGAACCCGCCGTCGCAGCGCTCGGCTTCGAGCTCTGGGGCATCGATTACAGCGCTCAGGGCAAACACTCCAAGCTGGTTGTCTATATCGAACACGAAAATGGTGTTGGTGTGGATGATTGTGCCGATGTCAGTCGGCAGGTAAGTGCTCTTCTGGATGTAGAAGACCCTCTCCCCGGACAGTATCAACTTGAAGTGTCCTCTCCCGGGATGGATCGCCCGCTTTATTCCCTGTCACATTTTGCCCGGTTTGCCGGTCACACGATTACGTTGAAACTGCGCGCGCCCTTCGAGGGTCAGCGTCGTTTCAAGGGGCTGCTGGCAGGAGTTGATGGCGATGAGGTGCTGCTGCAGTTCAATGACGAAGAGTATGGATTTCCTATCGAGACCATTGAGCAGGCACGTGTCGTGCCCGGGTTTGATAACTGA
- the secG gene encoding preprotein translocase subunit SecG, with translation MYVAIILIHVLLAISLIALVLLQRGKGAEAGAAFGGGASQTVLGSQGASKTLARLTAVLAALFFITSLGLAWLVDRGGETQSGIPDARVIEQQRTSAPSLDDGDDAPRAPAAQQGSESSGDDGLSVPSTDSSNSN, from the coding sequence ATGTACGTTGCCATCATTTTGATTCACGTCCTTCTTGCCATCAGCCTGATCGCGCTGGTGCTGTTGCAGCGCGGCAAGGGAGCCGAGGCCGGGGCTGCCTTTGGAGGCGGTGCCTCGCAGACGGTACTGGGCTCGCAGGGTGCTTCCAAGACGCTTGCTCGTCTCACGGCCGTACTGGCAGCGCTGTTTTTTATAACATCGCTGGGTCTTGCCTGGCTGGTAGATCGTGGCGGAGAGACACAAAGCGGCATCCCCGATGCCCGCGTGATCGAGCAGCAGCGCACCAGTGCGCCGAGTCTTGATGATGGTGATGACGCGCCCCGGGCGCCCGCTGCCCAGCAGGGGTCTGAAAGCAGTGGCGATGACGGACTGAGTGTTCCTTCTACAGACAGCAGTAATAGTAATTGA
- the yhbY gene encoding ribosome assembly RNA-binding protein YhbY: MSLTAAQKKTLRSVGHILNPVVRIGDKGLTEGVMGELERALTDHELIKVSIAGAERDERAEIIQHLLEQSGAELVQSIGKTALLYRHNPKADPRLSNVARYTQ, translated from the coding sequence ATGAGCCTTACAGCGGCACAAAAGAAAACCCTGCGTAGCGTCGGCCATATTCTCAACCCGGTTGTCCGGATTGGTGACAAGGGTCTGACCGAGGGTGTCATGGGTGAACTTGAACGAGCACTCACCGACCACGAACTGATCAAGGTCAGCATTGCAGGCGCTGAACGCGACGAGCGGGCCGAGATTATTCAACATCTGCTGGAGCAGTCCGGCGCCGAGCTGGTACAAAGCATCGGCAAGACAGCGCTGCTCTACCGCCATAACCCCAAGGCGGATCCCAGACTTTCCAACGTGGCACGCTACACCCAGTAA
- the tpiA gene encoding triose-phosphate isomerase, whose product MRKPLIAGNWKMNGSLALLDSMNQTLSSARISSSVDVAIIPPFTLLMQAGKVLEGSGIGLGAQTLHPESSGAYTGEVSASLLKECGVSHVLVGHSERRTLFNEDDQAVLVRVKAALDAGLVPILCVGETLEEREADQVETVVLGQVRTVMDALSQEQCSRLVIAYEPVWAIGTGRTATPEQAQQVHAMIRAWLSDKEPALGEGMRLLYGGSMKADNAADLLSQPDIDGGLIGGASLKPDDFIAICHAAG is encoded by the coding sequence ATGCGTAAGCCGCTGATTGCCGGCAACTGGAAGATGAATGGTTCGCTGGCGCTGCTGGACAGCATGAACCAGACACTGTCGTCTGCCCGGATTTCCTCCAGTGTGGATGTCGCCATCATTCCGCCTTTCACGCTGCTCATGCAGGCAGGGAAAGTGCTGGAAGGAAGTGGCATCGGACTCGGTGCACAGACACTCCACCCCGAATCGTCGGGAGCCTACACTGGTGAAGTCAGCGCTTCCTTGCTGAAGGAGTGCGGTGTCAGTCATGTGCTGGTAGGCCACTCGGAACGCCGTACGCTGTTTAATGAAGATGATCAGGCCGTGCTTGTTCGCGTCAAGGCAGCCCTTGATGCTGGTCTTGTTCCCATTTTGTGCGTGGGCGAGACGCTCGAAGAGCGTGAAGCGGATCAGGTAGAAACGGTGGTGCTGGGCCAGGTTCGTACGGTCATGGATGCGCTTTCACAAGAGCAGTGCTCACGGCTGGTCATTGCCTATGAACCGGTCTGGGCCATTGGCACGGGCCGTACGGCCACGCCCGAGCAGGCGCAGCAGGTGCATGCCATGATTCGCGCCTGGCTGTCAGACAAGGAACCCGCTCTGGGAGAGGGCATGCGCCTTCTGTATGGCGGCAGCATGAAGGCCGATAACGCTGCCGATCTTCTTTCCCAGCCGGATATCGATGGGGGGCTGATAGGCGGCGCCTCGCTTAAACCCGATGACTTTATTGCGATTTGTCACGCAGCAGGTTGA